The following proteins are co-located in the Candidatus Neomarinimicrobiota bacterium genome:
- a CDS encoding nucleotidyl transferase AbiEii/AbiGii toxin family protein codes for MRELLKNFLSTDKSDSPGELLWRLRELMQSLILLGLWRARFFEHAAFYGGTALRILYGLDRFSEDLDFSTLSPQMDWDWTPYGRAVEKELNAFGFSMRFESHEKSMNEQIASAFLKGNTRQQLLIVEPEETLLRHIHGRSLIKIKLELDKDPPPGFSTDMKYHYLPVPFAIRSYSLPCLFAGKMHAMLFREWKNRVKGRDWYDFIWFVSQNIPLDLQYLESRMRQTGHLHENEPLTREKFLYLLRQKIKTLNLNATRKDVIPFIKNPEQIDIWSKDFFLSAVEKIGIK; via the coding sequence ATGCGTGAATTACTAAAAAATTTTCTGTCAACCGATAAATCGGATTCTCCCGGTGAACTCCTGTGGAGACTGCGGGAATTGATGCAATCGTTGATCCTTCTTGGACTCTGGAGAGCCCGTTTTTTTGAACATGCAGCCTTCTACGGAGGGACCGCCCTGCGGATTCTCTATGGTCTGGACAGATTTTCTGAAGATTTGGATTTCTCAACACTCTCACCTCAAATGGATTGGGACTGGACTCCCTATGGCCGTGCCGTTGAAAAAGAATTAAATGCCTTTGGCTTCTCCATGCGGTTTGAATCCCATGAAAAAAGTATGAATGAACAAATTGCATCCGCTTTTTTAAAAGGAAATACCCGTCAACAACTTCTGATTGTTGAACCTGAAGAAACTCTGCTCCGTCATATCCATGGACGATCACTCATCAAGATTAAACTGGAACTTGATAAAGATCCGCCTCCCGGATTTTCAACCGACATGAAATATCACTATTTGCCTGTTCCCTTTGCTATTCGGTCCTACTCTTTGCCCTGTCTGTTCGCCGGTAAAATGCATGCCATGCTTTTTCGGGAATGGAAAAACAGGGTTAAAGGCCGGGATTGGTACGATTTTATCTGGTTTGTAAGCCAAAATATTCCCCTTGATCTACAATACCTGGAATCACGGATGAGACAAACCGGCCACCTCCATGAAAATGAACCCCTCACCCGGGAAAAATTTTTATACCTCCTGAGACAAAAAATCAAAACCCTGAATCTGAATGCCACCCGTAAAGACGTGATCCCTTTTATTAAAAACCCCGAACAAATTGATATCTGGTCTAAAGACTTTTTCCTTTCTGCCGTGGAAAAAATTGGGATTAAATGA
- a CDS encoding IS3 family transposase, with product MSRSRYYQWLKSPESNRARENAMITAKIKAIHANPKKRNYGSPRMAEELRDAGILCSKVRVARLMKIAGIRAKRHKKFKVTTNSKHSYPISPNLLEQNFHVEKPHKVLVSDITHIRTREGWLYLTVIIDLYHRAVVGWSMSDRLKASQTTEAALSHAYARYGIPRGLIFHSDRGIQYAAKNFRKLLKKYKCIQSMSGKGNCYDNAVAESFFKTLKAELVYQCSFKTRKEARSAIFDYIETFYNTLRKHSTVGYKTPLQYLTKYYEKKKSNHVA from the coding sequence GTGAGCCGGAGCAGATATTATCAATGGCTGAAATCACCAGAAAGCAACAGAGCCCGTGAAAATGCCATGATCACAGCGAAAATCAAAGCGATTCATGCGAATCCAAAGAAAAGGAACTATGGAAGTCCTCGTATGGCTGAAGAACTTCGTGATGCCGGTATTTTGTGCAGTAAAGTCCGGGTAGCCCGCTTAATGAAGATTGCCGGTATACGTGCGAAACGGCATAAAAAGTTCAAAGTCACCACCAATTCAAAACACAGCTATCCGATCTCTCCCAATCTTCTGGAACAGAACTTCCATGTTGAAAAGCCTCACAAAGTATTGGTTTCTGATATCACTCACATCAGGACACGGGAAGGCTGGCTGTATCTGACCGTTATCATTGATCTGTATCATCGGGCTGTGGTGGGATGGTCCATGAGTGATCGTTTAAAGGCGTCGCAGACCACAGAAGCAGCGCTGAGTCACGCCTATGCACGATATGGGATACCCCGGGGATTGATCTTTCATTCAGACCGGGGAATCCAGTATGCCGCTAAAAACTTTAGAAAACTGTTAAAAAAATATAAGTGTATTCAAAGTATGAGCGGCAAAGGAAACTGTTATGACAATGCCGTGGCTGAAAGCTTCTTTAAAACACTGAAAGCAGAATTAGTCTATCAATGCTCTTTTAAAACCCGAAAAGAAGCCCGTTCTGCCATCTTTGATTATATCGAGACCTTTTATAACACTCTCAGAAAACATTCAACCGTGGGCTATAAAACGCCTTTACAGTATCTAACAAAATACTATGAAAAGAAAAAATCAAACCATGTTGCTTGA
- a CDS encoding transposase: MLKERRTYPPEFKREAVELMKNSEKLVKEIAKDLGIRPELLHRWKREQLSAGEHSFPGQGNLGDPEEASRRALEKRLRDAEEERDILKKALAIFSKQTR, encoded by the coding sequence ATGTTAAAAGAACGAAGGACGTATCCGCCGGAATTCAAACGGGAAGCGGTGGAATTAATGAAGAACAGTGAAAAGTTGGTAAAGGAAATCGCAAAAGATTTAGGCATCAGACCAGAGCTTCTTCATCGTTGGAAACGGGAACAATTATCGGCCGGGGAACACTCCTTTCCAGGCCAGGGAAATCTTGGAGATCCGGAGGAGGCATCACGTCGTGCCCTGGAGAAGCGTTTACGGGATGCCGAAGAGGAGCGCGACATCTTAAAAAAAGCCTTGGCCATTTTCTCGAAACAAACACGATGA
- a CDS encoding four helix bundle protein, whose protein sequence is MKSHKDLDVWKRSIVLVTEIYRITKSFPDDEKYGMMNQMRRSAVSIPSNIAEGSARHTKRENIQFLYVALGSLSELETQLTISNNLEYITNDSLYTFQKEILEIKNMTIGLIRYLSRQK, encoded by the coding sequence TTGAAATCGCATAAAGATTTGGATGTCTGGAAACGAAGCATTGTATTAGTTACAGAGATATACAGGATAACAAAGAGTTTTCCGGATGATGAAAAATATGGCATGATGAATCAAATGCGACGATCTGCTGTTTCTATTCCTTCCAATATCGCAGAAGGCTCGGCACGACATACGAAAAGAGAGAACATCCAATTTTTATATGTCGCCCTGGGCAGTTTATCGGAATTGGAAACACAACTGACGATCTCGAACAATCTTGAATACATAACCAATGATTCATTATACACATTTCAAAAAGAAATCCTCGAAATCAAGAACATGACTATCGGTCTTATCCGCTATCTCTCCCGCCAAAAATAG
- a CDS encoding bifunctional oligoribonuclease/PAP phosphatase NrnA, with product MNKVSQWREFVQRLGYVQSVVLTTHLNPDGDAIGSELAMANHLRQLGKKVSILNPSPMPDSIRFLDESNEIKTFVKRVHEGEIQAADLLIFLDIGDFDRAGYVGQAARSVSKNVISIDHHPQASHDKYLLYIEDTKASSTGYMIYEYLKAFYPSHLNAPMATALYAAVMTDTGNFRFSNTRAEDHHMAGDLIPYGIDPYKMYCRIYEHFSLARMQLLGHVLQNLRFESEGRLVWFVITREMMEKYGTKYDDLEGFSDFMRSIAGVEVSMMFKEMEDGTCRVNLRSKSRVMIHKVAQHFGGGGHPFAAGANLKKGLDEAIPVILKEVKRVIEATP from the coding sequence ATGAATAAAGTAAGTCAATGGCGTGAATTTGTTCAACGGCTTGGGTATGTCCAATCGGTGGTGCTCACAACCCACCTGAATCCCGACGGCGATGCCATCGGTTCCGAACTGGCCATGGCCAATCACCTGCGGCAGTTGGGGAAAAAGGTGTCAATCCTCAATCCCTCGCCGATGCCCGATTCCATCCGTTTCCTGGATGAATCCAATGAAATCAAAACCTTTGTGAAAAGGGTCCACGAAGGGGAAATTCAGGCTGCGGATCTGTTGATTTTTCTCGATATCGGCGATTTCGACCGGGCCGGCTATGTGGGACAGGCAGCCCGGAGTGTATCCAAAAATGTGATTTCCATCGATCACCATCCCCAGGCCTCCCACGATAAGTACCTTTTGTATATCGAAGATACCAAGGCTTCATCTACCGGCTATATGATTTATGAGTACCTGAAAGCCTTTTATCCCTCTCACCTGAATGCCCCCATGGCCACCGCCCTCTATGCTGCCGTTATGACCGATACAGGCAATTTCCGCTTTTCCAATACCCGGGCCGAAGATCACCACATGGCCGGAGACCTGATTCCCTACGGTATCGATCCTTATAAGATGTATTGCCGTATTTATGAACATTTCTCCCTGGCCCGTATGCAACTCCTGGGACACGTTCTTCAGAATCTCCGTTTTGAGTCGGAGGGACGGCTGGTTTGGTTTGTGATTACCCGGGAGATGATGGAAAAGTACGGCACCAAATATGACGATCTGGAGGGTTTCAGCGATTTTATGCGCTCCATTGCCGGGGTGGAAGTGAGTATGATGTTCAAGGAGATGGAGGACGGAACCTGCCGGGTGAACCTCCGTTCAAAAAGCAGGGTGATGATTCATAAGGTGGCTCAGCATTTCGGCGGCGGCGGACATCCCTTTGCCGCCGGGGCAAACCTGAAAAAGGGACTGGATGAAGCCATCCCTGTCATTCTGAAAGAAGTCAAACGGGTTATCGAGGCAACTCCATGA
- the ispH gene encoding 4-hydroxy-3-methylbut-2-enyl diphosphate reductase encodes MSKSRITIDLAKGCGFCAGVRRAVQMAEEAAKKHGRVTMLGDIVHNETVIKELAGKGVNVVSSPDEIPEEVPILLRAHGTTPAVEDELYGRGLTVLDATCPLVREIHKVIRELEKEGRRCLIVGDQGHDEVVGIAGQVHEAVVIATPEEARKLPTMKKAGVVSQSTQTQANLQAVVAELLPKVLDLRVVNTICAPSRLNQREAERVARENELVIVIGSDTSANTKRLVEVARRLNSNVIRIASADELDIEALKSVQSIGITAGASTPDAVIRDVIHTIQTI; translated from the coding sequence ATGAGTAAATCACGGATTACAATCGATCTTGCCAAAGGCTGTGGATTCTGCGCCGGAGTCCGCAGGGCAGTCCAAATGGCCGAAGAAGCCGCAAAAAAACACGGCCGGGTCACCATGCTGGGCGATATTGTCCACAATGAGACTGTAATCAAAGAACTGGCCGGGAAAGGCGTGAATGTGGTCAGCTCCCCCGATGAAATTCCCGAAGAGGTTCCCATCCTCCTCCGGGCCCATGGCACCACACCTGCGGTGGAAGATGAACTCTACGGCCGGGGACTCACGGTCCTCGATGCCACCTGTCCCCTGGTCCGGGAGATCCATAAGGTGATTCGGGAACTGGAAAAGGAGGGACGCCGTTGCCTGATTGTAGGCGATCAGGGTCATGATGAGGTGGTGGGTATTGCCGGACAGGTTCATGAAGCGGTGGTGATTGCCACACCTGAAGAGGCCCGGAAACTTCCCACCATGAAAAAGGCCGGAGTGGTCTCCCAGAGCACCCAGACCCAGGCGAATCTTCAGGCTGTCGTGGCCGAACTCCTCCCGAAGGTCCTGGATCTGCGGGTCGTAAATACCATCTGTGCTCCCAGCCGCCTGAATCAGCGGGAAGCCGAACGGGTGGCCCGGGAGAATGAGCTGGTGATTGTGATCGGGAGCGACACTTCCGCCAATACAAAGCGCCTGGTAGAGGTGGCCCGGCGTTTGAACTCCAATGTTATCCGCATTGCCTCTGCGGATGAGCTTGATATTGAGGCTTTGAAATCCGTACAATCAATAGGGATTACCGCCGGGGCCAGTACCCCCGATGCAGTAATCCGGGATGTGATTCATACAATTCAAACGATATGA
- the pdxS gene encoding pyridoxal 5'-phosphate synthase lyase subunit PdxS has product MEKSSYEVKVGLAEMLKGGVIMDVTNVDQAKIAEDAGAAAVMALERIPADIRTYGGIARMSNPEMILRIKEAVSIPVMAKCRIGHFAEAQILEELGIDFIDESEVLTPADEENHIWKHDFKAPFVCGCRDLGEALRRIGEGAAMMRTKGEAGTGDIVEAVRHMREVNRGIRRLQMMDKEELMAEAKRLGAPFSVVEIVAQKGRLPVPNFAAGGVATPADASLMMQLGAEAVFVGSGIFKSDDPSARAEAIVKAVTYYNDPAVLLEVSKGLKDAMVGQPAKDLSDDEQLAKRGW; this is encoded by the coding sequence ATGGAAAAGAGTTCCTATGAAGTGAAAGTGGGCTTGGCGGAGATGCTGAAAGGTGGCGTCATTATGGACGTGACCAATGTGGACCAGGCGAAAATTGCAGAAGATGCCGGCGCGGCGGCCGTAATGGCTCTGGAACGGATACCCGCCGATATCCGGACCTATGGCGGCATTGCCCGGATGAGCAATCCCGAGATGATCCTCAGGATCAAAGAGGCGGTCTCGATTCCCGTCATGGCAAAATGCCGGATTGGTCACTTTGCCGAAGCCCAGATTCTGGAAGAACTGGGGATTGATTTTATTGATGAATCGGAGGTACTGACTCCCGCCGATGAAGAAAACCATATTTGGAAACACGATTTTAAAGCGCCCTTTGTCTGTGGTTGCCGGGATCTTGGAGAAGCCCTCCGGCGAATCGGCGAAGGAGCCGCCATGATGCGGACAAAAGGCGAAGCCGGTACCGGCGATATCGTGGAAGCGGTCCGCCACATGCGGGAAGTAAACCGGGGAATCCGGCGCCTGCAGATGATGGACAAAGAAGAATTGATGGCCGAAGCCAAGCGCCTGGGAGCCCCCTTTTCCGTGGTGGAAATTGTGGCTCAGAAAGGCCGCCTGCCTGTCCCCAATTTTGCTGCCGGCGGCGTGGCAACCCCTGCCGATGCCTCCCTCATGATGCAGCTGGGCGCCGAAGCGGTCTTCGTGGGATCCGGGATTTTTAAATCCGACGATCCTTCCGCCCGGGCAGAGGCCATTGTGAAAGCCGTGACCTATTACAACGATCCGGCGGTGCTTCTGGAAGTCTCGAAAGGACTCAAGGACGCTATGGTCGGCCAGCCGGCCAAAGATCTGTCCGATGATGAACAACTGGCCAAACGGGGGTGGTAG
- the pdxT gene encoding pyridoxal 5'-phosphate synthase glutaminase subunit PdxT — translation MRIGVLAIQGAFRKHAEALESLKTQPVIVKYAADLNYLDGLIIPGGESTVMTRQLGFRLSWEDLNAFAQKKAVFGTCAGLILLGKGCSDPRVRQLGLLDAAIERNAYGSQIESFTENVTLSFDKHPFHAVFIRAPKILKVGKEAEIVATFRGEAVMIRQKHLLGAAFHPELTNDVRIHDYFIRHCVTQSGK, via the coding sequence ATCAGAATCGGAGTGCTGGCCATTCAGGGCGCCTTTCGGAAACATGCGGAAGCCCTCGAATCCCTTAAGACTCAGCCGGTGATTGTCAAATATGCCGCGGACCTGAATTATCTGGACGGACTCATTATCCCCGGCGGGGAATCCACCGTGATGACCCGCCAACTGGGATTCCGCCTGTCCTGGGAGGATCTCAACGCCTTCGCCCAAAAAAAGGCGGTCTTCGGTACCTGCGCCGGGCTCATCCTCCTGGGAAAAGGCTGCTCCGATCCAAGAGTGCGGCAACTGGGACTCCTGGATGCGGCGATTGAACGGAATGCCTACGGATCCCAGATTGAATCCTTTACGGAAAATGTAACCCTTTCCTTTGATAAACATCCTTTTCATGCCGTCTTTATCCGGGCACCGAAGATTCTCAAAGTTGGAAAAGAGGCCGAAATTGTGGCCACATTCCGGGGCGAAGCGGTGATGATCCGGCAAAAACACCTTTTGGGCGCTGCCTTTCATCCCGAGCTCACAAATGATGTTCGGATTCATGACTATTTTATCCGGCACTGTGTAACCCAATCCGGGAAGTGA
- a CDS encoding 1-deoxy-D-xylulose-5-phosphate synthase — MEYQYLNGVNSPADLKKLNVNELKILAGEVRGFIIENVRKTGGHLAPSLGVVELTIALLYVFDLPGDKIIWDVGHQAYAYKVLTGRRDKLHTLRQYGGISGFLKREESEYDVYGAGHASTSISAALGFSVANELLEQPGRILAVIGDGSLTGGLAYEGLNNLGNMKKQMITILNDNAMSISPNVGAMSKYLNKIVTDPIYNRIRDKIWNLTSKFSMGKFMLRSGLQKLEESLKSLLVPGMLFDELGVRYIGPIDGHDLQALVATFRRLKDIKTPLLVHVITKKGKGLTEAEDDPTTFHGIQGGKVGPKPKSPSYTQVFGHTAVELAEKEKRVVAITAAMREGTGLVEFYKKFPDRFFDVGIAEAHAVTFAAGLAANGLRPIVAIYSTFLQRALDQVMHDVSLQKLPVIFCLDRAGLVGADGPTHHGVFDLSYISMLPGVFVAAPKDGNELRNLMHSALTVTDRPYVIRYPRDEAVRFDPDIEPELIEPGTWEILQKGKKLALIATGSMVYESELALRMLAGVIPDVTFVNARFVKPMDTAMLKELAESHKILLTVEENVSAGGLGQQIRAFCNHSGKTRVVNMSLPDAYIPHGKRTELLKHAGLSATDIADTLKELIK, encoded by the coding sequence ATGGAATATCAATATCTAAACGGGGTCAATTCCCCGGCAGACCTGAAAAAGCTCAATGTGAACGAACTCAAAATCCTGGCCGGTGAGGTCCGGGGTTTTATTATTGAGAATGTGAGAAAAACCGGCGGCCATCTGGCCCCTTCCCTCGGTGTGGTGGAACTGACCATCGCCCTCCTTTATGTGTTTGACCTGCCCGGGGATAAAATTATCTGGGATGTGGGTCACCAGGCCTATGCCTATAAGGTCCTCACCGGCCGGCGGGATAAGCTCCATACCCTCCGCCAGTATGGCGGCATCAGCGGTTTTCTGAAACGGGAGGAAAGTGAATACGACGTATACGGCGCCGGACACGCCTCTACGTCTATCTCCGCCGCCCTCGGCTTTTCCGTGGCCAATGAGCTTTTGGAACAACCGGGACGCATCCTGGCGGTGATCGGGGATGGTTCCCTTACCGGCGGACTGGCTTACGAGGGATTGAATAATCTGGGGAACATGAAAAAACAGATGATCACCATCCTCAACGACAATGCCATGTCCATCTCCCCCAACGTGGGAGCCATGTCCAAATATCTGAACAAAATTGTTACCGATCCCATCTATAACCGCATCCGGGATAAAATCTGGAATCTTACAAGTAAATTCTCCATGGGCAAATTTATGCTCCGGAGCGGACTCCAAAAGCTGGAGGAGAGCCTGAAATCCCTTCTGGTCCCCGGCATGCTCTTTGATGAACTTGGGGTGCGCTATATAGGTCCCATAGACGGCCACGACCTTCAGGCCCTGGTTGCCACTTTCCGCCGCCTGAAGGATATTAAAACTCCCCTCCTGGTTCACGTGATTACCAAAAAGGGAAAGGGACTTACGGAAGCGGAAGACGATCCCACCACCTTTCACGGCATTCAGGGAGGTAAGGTTGGACCCAAACCCAAGTCGCCCTCTTATACCCAAGTGTTTGGCCACACCGCCGTGGAGCTGGCGGAAAAGGAAAAACGGGTGGTGGCAATTACCGCCGCCATGCGGGAAGGAACAGGACTTGTTGAATTTTATAAGAAATTCCCGGACCGTTTTTTTGATGTAGGTATTGCCGAAGCACATGCCGTCACCTTTGCCGCCGGACTGGCAGCCAACGGTCTACGACCTATTGTGGCCATTTATTCAACCTTTCTGCAGCGGGCGCTGGATCAGGTGATGCACGATGTATCCCTCCAGAAACTCCCGGTGATTTTCTGCCTGGACCGGGCGGGACTCGTGGGCGCCGACGGTCCCACACACCACGGGGTTTTTGATCTCTCCTACATTTCCATGCTGCCCGGTGTGTTTGTCGCCGCTCCCAAAGACGGTAATGAACTCCGGAACCTGATGCACTCCGCTTTGACCGTGACGGACCGGCCCTATGTGATTCGCTATCCCCGGGATGAGGCGGTCCGCTTTGATCCGGACATTGAACCCGAACTCATCGAACCCGGCACCTGGGAAATTCTTCAGAAAGGGAAAAAACTGGCCCTTATTGCCACCGGCTCCATGGTCTACGAGTCCGAACTGGCCCTCCGGATGCTGGCCGGTGTGATTCCCGACGTAACTTTTGTGAATGCCCGCTTTGTCAAACCCATGGATACAGCCATGCTCAAAGAGCTGGCCGAATCCCATAAGATTCTCCTCACGGTAGAGGAAAATGTCTCTGCCGGCGGGTTGGGACAGCAGATTCGGGCATTCTGCAACCACAGCGGAAAAACCCGGGTGGTGAATATGTCCCTCCCCGATGCCTATATTCCCCACGGCAAGCGGACCGAATTGCTGAAACATGCAGGGCTCTCCGCCACGGATATTGCCGATACTCTGAAAGAACTCATCAAATAA
- a CDS encoding PHP domain-containing protein, with amino-acid sequence MIRFKTSSTAFYADLHLHSTASDGQFSPVAVAQKLIRKGVMAASLTDHDTVNGFAPFQKKFRGIAVPGMELSVLHEGTDFHLLGYGFDPGNPRLNERLGYYRKIRHERMGKMVAKLQHLGLPIRREEVEKELGAATAAGRPHIARVLVARGWVKSVSEAFNTYLDYDKPAYVPKARMSFDEGLELIHAAKGIAVLAHPGKSSPDGPTPLLNHPDLDGIEVWHPDHNGEMSEQLLEIAAANGQIPTGGSDFHGTRPGVQSSLGEFGLDIRRWMDFKETLKKRETFIAPYL; translated from the coding sequence ATGATTCGTTTTAAAACATCCTCTACGGCTTTTTATGCCGATCTTCACCTTCATTCCACGGCGTCGGACGGGCAGTTTTCACCGGTTGCCGTAGCACAAAAACTCATCCGCAAGGGCGTGATGGCCGCCTCCCTCACCGATCACGATACGGTAAACGGTTTTGCCCCCTTCCAAAAAAAATTCCGGGGGATTGCTGTCCCCGGCATGGAACTTTCCGTCCTTCACGAGGGGACCGATTTTCACCTCCTGGGATACGGCTTCGATCCCGGGAATCCCCGCCTCAACGAAAGGCTGGGCTACTACCGGAAAATCCGCCACGAACGCATGGGCAAAATGGTGGCAAAATTGCAGCATCTTGGACTCCCCATCCGCCGGGAAGAGGTGGAAAAGGAACTCGGCGCCGCTACAGCCGCCGGACGTCCCCACATCGCCCGGGTCCTGGTGGCGCGGGGCTGGGTGAAGTCCGTCAGCGAGGCTTTCAATACCTACCTGGATTACGATAAACCGGCCTACGTGCCCAAGGCCAGGATGAGTTTTGATGAAGGTCTGGAGCTGATTCACGCCGCCAAAGGTATCGCCGTCCTGGCTCACCCCGGCAAAAGCAGTCCCGACGGCCCCACACCTCTTCTCAATCATCCCGACTTAGACGGTATCGAGGTCTGGCATCCCGACCACAACGGGGAGATGTCTGAACAGCTTCTGGAAATTGCCGCAGCCAACGGACAGATTCCCACCGGCGGATCCGATTTTCACGGTACCCGTCCCGGTGTTCAGTCCTCCCTCGGGGAATTCGGCCTGGATATCCGTCGCTGGATGGATTTTAAAGAAACTTTAAAAAAACGCGAGACCTTCATCGCGCCATATTTGTAA
- a CDS encoding MBL fold metallo-hydrolase has protein sequence MIQIDSLTLGIFQSNTYFLTEAGETLIIDPGDRGQKILDFIREKGLNPVGVVCTHAHPDHIISAPLMMKEFSIPCFLHEKEREVLKYLKTMCEQFYMPYHGEPKPVTWLDGKKLLKAGHFTLEYRHTPGHTPGGIVILTPEGVFTGDTIFYRSVGRTDFPGGNHEALMESIRTQIFTLPGETILRPGHGPETTVNHEKQHNPFTAGL, from the coding sequence ATGATACAAATTGATTCTCTCACCCTGGGCATTTTTCAGTCCAACACCTATTTTCTCACCGAAGCGGGGGAGACCCTCATCATCGATCCCGGAGACCGTGGACAAAAAATTTTGGATTTTATCCGGGAGAAAGGGCTGAATCCCGTGGGTGTTGTGTGTACTCACGCCCACCCGGATCACATCATTTCCGCACCTCTTATGATGAAAGAGTTTTCCATTCCCTGTTTTCTTCATGAAAAGGAACGGGAGGTGCTGAAATACCTGAAAACCATGTGTGAACAATTTTACATGCCCTACCACGGCGAACCGAAGCCTGTTACCTGGCTGGACGGAAAAAAACTTTTAAAGGCTGGACATTTTACCCTTGAATACCGCCATACCCCCGGACACACTCCCGGCGGAATCGTGATTCTCACCCCCGAAGGCGTATTCACCGGCGATACCATTTTTTACCGCTCCGTGGGACGAACCGACTTCCCCGGCGGAAATCACGAGGCCCTGATGGAGTCCATCCGAACCCAGATTTTCACCCTCCCCGGCGAGACCATTCTCCGGCCGGGACACGGGCCTGAAACCACTGTAAACCATGAAAAACAACACAATCCCTTTACCGCCGGACTCTGA